GCAAAATGGCCAGTCTTTCGATTAATCAAAATTTGTTCAGGAGTCCTGCCTTGGCCAATATCGCTTCTGCCAAGAAACGCGCCCGTCAGGCGGTGGTTCGCCGCGAGCACAACATGATGCTCAGCTCGCGCATGCGCACCATGATGAAGAAGGTCATCAAGGCCATCCAGTCCGGCGACAAAAACGCCGCTGTCGAGGCATATCGCTCGGCCATGCCAATCGTCGACAGTTCGGTCAATAAGGGCCTGATTCATCGCAACAAGGCTGCCCGGCATAAGAGCCGGCTGAACGCGCGCATTCGCGCAATGCAGTAAGAGTCGCCGTCGCGCCCGGTCACGGCGCGTCGCTGATGAATGGCTGATCATGTTAAAGGCTCGTGCCATGGCGCGGGCCTTTTTCGTTGCGTGTTTGATTTTTTGCCGGTTAGATACAAGGTTCGAAGGTCTGTTGGTTGATAGGTGCTCAGTCCTGCATCGAAGGTGGCTTGTCCGTCGAACTGCCGTTAGTTAGCAGGCTGTTGTTGTTGCTCAGGCACGCTAGATAAAATCAGTTTATTCAATGATCTTGCGATTGTGCCTCTGCTGATGGGTTGGCTGGATTAAAGCTATCCGAGCAAGCCACCGGCAAGGCATCCGCCGTCTTCGCATGAGTCGAATTTCAACAGCATTGCTAAGGTGCTTCCAGACTGAATCTTGCTGCTACATCAGCACCAGGTTGTCACGATGAATGAGCTCAGGCTCGTCGACATAGCCCAGTGTTTCCTCTATGGCGTCGCTTGGCTTGCGCATGATGCGCCGTGTTTCGTCCGCGTCGTAATTACACAGGCCGCGCGCGATTTCGCGGCCGGTGGGGTCGCGTACTGACACGACTTCGCCGCGCACAAAACGGCCCTGGACATCGGTCACGCCGATTGGCAGCAGGCTGCGTCCGGCCTGCTGCAGGACATGTGCTGCGCCCTCATCGACGACCACGTACCCGTGCAGGCTCAGCTGGCTCGCGATCCATTGCTTGCGCGCGGCCAGCGGTTCGTCGTCGGGTCGCAACAGTGTGCCAATGGCTTCGCCCGCGGCGAGCCGTTCGAGCACTTGGGGCTGGCGTCCGCTGACGATCACGGTTTCCGCGCCGGAGCGTGCCGCGCGCTTCGCGGCCGCGACTTTGGTGGCCATGCCGCCGCGACCCAGGACGCCTTTGCCGGTGGCGGCGAAATCCGCCAGGCGCGGGTCGCTGGCCTGTGCACTCGGAATAAGCTGCGCCTCCGGGTGCTGCCGTGGATCGCTGTCATACAAGCCCTGCTGGTCGGTCAGAATCGCCAGGCGCTCGGCTTCGATCAAGTTGGCGACCAGAGCGCCGAGGGTGTCGTTGTCGCCAAGGCGGATTTCGTCGGCGGCGACGGTGTCGTTTTCATTGACGATTGGCACTGCGCCGAGTTCCAGTAGTGCCCGCAAGGTGCTGCGCGCGTTGAGGTAACGGCGGCGACTGATCAGGTCGTCGTGGGTCAGCAGGACCTGTGCGGCCAGCAGGCCGTGACGGGCGAATTGATCCTGGTACGCTTGCACCAGGCTCATCTGGCCAATCGCGGCGGCCGCTTGCAGCTGCTGCAATTCACGCGGACGCACCGACCAGCCGAGTCGGCTCATGCCTGCTGCGACCGCGCCGGATGAGACGAGCACCACATCCAGCCCCGCGGCACGTAAATGGGCGATTTGTGTTGACCAGTCAGCCAGTGCAGGGAGATCGAGGCCGCGGCCGTCATTGGTCAGCAGCGAGCTGCCGATTTTTACAACCCAGCGCCGCGCAGGTTTACGCATTTGCGTCGCTGTTGTTGGCTGGGTGGGTTTTGAGATGTTGCAGGATGGCTTTATTCAGCGTCTGCGTGCCTGCGCCACTGGCAGCGGAAATGCAATAACGTGGACCCTCCCACCCTAGTGCGGCGGCCAGCGCGGCGCAGCGGGCATCGGCCTCTTCCGGCAGCAGCAAGTCGCTCTTGTTGCAGACCAGCCAGCGCGGCTTGTCAGCAAGTTCGGCGCTGAATTTGTCGAGTTCTTCGAGAACGGTCCTGGCGTCATCGAACGGGTCGTGCGTGTCGTCCACGGGGGCGATATCGATGATATGCAGTAGCAAGCGGGTGCGTTGCAAGTGCTTGAGAAAGCGCAAACCGAGACCGGCGCCATCAGCGGCGCCTTCGATCAGTCCGGGGATGTCAGCCATGACGAAGCTGTCGAGCGGGCCGACGCTGACAACGCCAAGATTCGGATGCAGTGTGGTGAAGGGGTAGTCGGCGATTTTTGGCCGCGCCTGCGAAACCCGGCTGATCAGCGTTGACTTGCCTGCATTGGGCAGGCCGAGCAGGCCGACATCGGCCAGCAATTTGAGTTCAAGTTCGAGCATGCGCTGCTCGCCCGGTGTTCCCGGGGTGCATTGGCGTGGCGCACGATTGGTCGAACTCTTGAAGCGCGCATTGCCCAGGCCGTGGTAGCCGCCCTGCGCGACCTTGAGTAATTGGCCCGGCAAGGTAAGGTCGCCAATCAGTTCGCCGGTGTCAGCATCGCGGACCACCGTGCCGACCGGCACGGGGATGATGAGGTCGTCGCCCTTGTGTCCGGTCATGTCGCGACCCATGCCATTTTGTCCGCGCGGTGCCGCGAACGCGCGTTTGTAGCGAAAGTCACTGAGCGTATTCAAGCCCGGATCCGCGCGTAGGAGGACGCTGCCGCCATCACCGCCATCACCGCCGTTGGGGCCGCCGAAGGGGATATATTTCTCGCGCCGGAACGAAACGATGCCGTTTCCGCCGTCACCGGCCATGACTTTGATGCGTGCTTCGTCGACGAACTTCATGGTGTGAGTCCGAGCATGTGGGGCGAGCAAGGTATGCTTGGCGGGATCGAATGATCTGCGTCAAGCTGCGGCTGCACAGCGTCCTGGGTGGTTTTTGACATGCAAAAGCCCCGGAAGGCCAGGAGTTGCCATCCGCAACATGATAACCCTTGCTCAGTTCCTGTGAATCTCGCCCGTATGATCCGGTGATTTCCGATCATACGCCACTGCTCAAATACAAGAAGGCCCCACCGGGCAGGCGGGGCCTTCTGTCAGATCGTTGCCAGGCCGATTCAGACCGGCAGAACGTTCACATATTTGCGATTGTTCGGGCCTTTGGTCGTGAAATCGACATTGCCATCGATCTTGGCAAACAGCGTGTGATCGCGGCCCAGACCAACGTTCAGTCCGGGATGGAACTGAGTGCCGCGCTGGCGCACGATAATGCTACCGGCGCTAACATTTTCGCCTCCGAAGCGCTTTACGCCGAGGCGTTTCGATTCCGAGTCGCGGCCATTGCGTGTGCTGCCGCCTGCCTTTTTATGTGCCATTTTCGTCTACCTCTGAAGTGAGCTTCAGCTCTGGATGGAGCCGATCTGGACTTCGGTATAGTCCTGGCGATGGCCCATCTGCTTGCGATGGTGCTTGCGGCGACGCATCTTGATGATCTCGATTTTTTTGCCACGACCGTGCGCACGCACCGTGGCGGACACCTTGCCGCCCTCGATGTATGGCGCACCGACGGCAACGTCGGAACCTGTGCCGACCAGCAGAACTTTGTCGAATTCGATTTCGCTGCCGGTTTCGGCGGGGAGCCGTTCGATCTTGATGATGTCGCCTTCGGCGACCCGATATTGCTTGCCGCCTGTGGCGATGACCGCGTACATTGCTGTCTTCTCCGGAATGAGAGAGGGGAAAAAGAGGCGGGATTCTAGCCCGCATCTCGCCTGCGGTCAACGGTAGAAATGCGGCGCCGCTCGACTTCGCTTGACACTCCGAAGGCGCCTACCTAGCATTCGACGGGCGCGGCCGTGCGGTATATCTAGAATAACCGTGCCCCAACGTGACCATCTACCAGGACGGGCCAGACCACCTCATGGAGCTCAGTGAAATCCGCCTGCTCGTCGCCGACGAAATGCAGGCCGTTAACGATCATATTTTGGCGCGCCTGCGATCCGAGGTTGTGCTCATCAATCAACTGGGGTCCTACATCGTCAGTGGGGGCGGCAAGCGTCTGCGCCCGCTGATGGCTCTGCTCAGTGCTAAGGCCTGTGGCTATCGCGGCGATGGCCACATCGGGTTGGCCGCTATTGTCGAGTTGATCCACACGGCTACGCTGCTGCATGACGACGTGGTTGACGATTCCAAGCTGCGGCGTAACCGCGAAACGGCCAATGCCATCTGGGGCAATGAGGCGGCGGTGCTGGTCGGTGACTTTCTCTACACGCGTGCGTTCGAAATGATGGTCGATCTGGACAGCATGCACATCATGCAGATTCTCGCCAGCGCAACAAACACCATTGCCGAGGGTGAGGTTTTGCAGCTGCTCAACTGCAATGATCCCGACACCTCCGAGCAGCGATATATGGACGTGATCCATTCGAAGACTGCAAAATTGTTTGAGGCAGCGACGCAGATCGGTGCGGTGCTCGCCGGCAGGCCGGCGGACCAGGAGGCGGCGCTGGGTGCATATGGTATGCATGCCGGAACAGCGTTCCAATTGATCGACGACGTACTCGATTACCGTGCTTCGGCCGATGTCATGGGCAAGAATGTTGGGGATGACTTGGCCGAAGGCAAGCCGACACTGCCCTTGATTTACGCAATGCGTCAGGGTTGTAAGCGAGACCAGCAGGTGATCCGCGAGGCGATTGAGCAGGGTGGGCTGGAGCGTATCGAAGAGGTCTTGGCCGCCATTGAATCGACGGGGGCGCTTGCGTACACTGAGACGGTTGCCCGCGCCGAGGCGGAAAAAGCGTGCAGATGTCTTGCCGTTTTGCCCGAATCCCCGTATAAGGACGCCCTCGCGTCATTGACCCTGGTTGCGGTCGAACGCGAAGCATGAGTTTTTGCAGTTCACGGAGTGTAGCTCAGCTTGGTAGAGCACTGCCTTCGGGAGGCAGGGGTCGAAGGTTCGAATCCTTTCACTCCGACCAAAAAATATCCGAACAATTACTATTATTTAGGTAAAACACTGTTCTGAATATAGATACTCTCTAGTTCTGTGCGGATCATCGCCATATTGATACCCGCGCTGTCCATGCGCGAGCGTGCGGCCTGATCAAGCGCGGCTTGGCGGGGAGTTGCCGACCTGTAAGACGCCCTTCATTTTGATGTCCATACCTATTCTTTGTTCGGCAGCAGCGCAGTTATACAGTTTGCTGAGGTGCTTGTTTACATTGAGTAAAACTAAGCCGAGTAAAGTAAATCAGGGCGCAGCCACTGTTGGGCCTGACGAAGACCGATATCTGCGGCGACATCGCCATGCACCCAGCCTGACCATTGCGTACAAAACCGACCGAAATCCGAACCCCATGCATGGCCTATATCAGAACACCCGTTTCATTGCCGGCGCGACGAACCTCAAGGGTATGCCGTCCGACGTGGGTCGGGAGGTTGCCTTCGCGGGTCGCTCAAACGCAGGTAAGTCCAGCGCGCTCAATCGCATCTGCCATCAAAAAAGCCTCGCCCGGACCAGCAAAACGCCTGGTCGTACGCAGCAGATCAATTTTTTCCAGGTAACCGAGGATCGATACCTTGTTGACCTGCCCGGCTATGGCTATGCCCGAGTTCCCGGCGGATTGCAGCGTGAATGGGGCGAATTTATCGGCCGTTACCTGGAATGCCGGCGTAGCCTGGCAGGGTTGATCATCCTCATGGATATCCGTCGCCCGCTCACTACGTTGGATGAGCAATTGCTTCAAGTGTGTGTCGCGGCCGATATTCCGGCGCACATTTTGCTTACCAAGGCCGACAAACTCAGTCGTAACGCTGCGATGAACACGCTGCGCGAGGTCAAAACGCGTCTGGCGAATCACGCCTATGGGAGCACCACCGCGCAGTGCTTCTCCGCCTTGCGTGGCGAGGGATTAGAGGATGCACAGGCTCGGCTCGACGCCTGGCTTTTCCCGGAGAATGCGGCCAGTTCGAGGGTTCCGCTGCCCTGAAGTGCCGCGCCCAGATATGTCCTTATTCGCTTCGGTCGCTTGATACGCCTAGTATATGTGGGCAGGCAGATCGCGCCGAACGACACCCGACGCCGAATTCGCGCAGTCGCGTTTTGGCGGCAAGCGCATGGCGGCGATTGACACATACTACAATTCCTAAGTACGAGCAACAGACCGGCCGCGGAGAAAGCACCGCATGCGAACACCCCGACAGAAGTTACAACAGCGGTTCAGCCGCACGCCTTTTCTGGTCAGCAAAACCGCAGCTGGCGGGCGGGCAGACACGGAACCGGACACTGCGTTGGTCATCATTCTCGACGACCAACGCGTAGGCCGGGCCGTGTTGAGTGAGATCATCCGTGGTCTCGACCCCACGATCCGCATCGAAGCGAGCGGCGATCCGCAGGAAGCCCTGTCGTTGGCTTCGCACACGCCGCCTGATCTTATCGTGACGGATTACAAAATGCCCGAGATGGATGGCCTGGAGTTCACCCGGCGCTTGCGCAACCTCAACAACTGCGAAGAAACGCCGCTGCTGATGGTCAGTATCGTCGATGATCGGGAACTGCTTTATCGTGCGCTCGAAGCCGGGGCATCGGACTTCCTCTACCGCCCGATCGACCGCCACGAATGCATGGCGCGGGCGCGCAACCTCATGGCGCTCGGGCGACAGCAGCGCCTGGCGCGTCAGCGGGCGCGCTGGCTGGAAGAGCGCGTCGCTGAAGAAACCCGCGCATTGCTGGAGCGTGAGCGCGATCTGATCGCGCGCCTGGCTCGAATCGCAGAATGTCGCATGGGGTTGGACAACACGCACTACTGGCGTGTGGCCCGATACGCCCGTCTCATCGCCGAAGCGCTTGGCTTGCCGGCCAGCGAATGCGCGCAGATCGAACTGGCCGCGCAATTGCATGACATCGGGATGGCGGCGCTACCGGACAGGTTGGTTGCGCATGCCCGATCACTGTCCGGCGACGATGCCGAGCTCCTGTACGCGCATACCGATATCGGCTACGACCTGTTGCAAAATACGCCATCCCCGTTGTTGCGCCTTGCCGCGCAGATTGCGCGCTATCATCACGCGCACTGGGATGGGTCCGGTCATCCGCCGGGGCTGGCGGGCGAGGATATCCCGCACGCCGCGCGCATCGTGGCGGTTGCTGATTACTATGATGCGTTGATCCGTGGGCCGCAGCATCAGGGGGGGCAGTGAGGAAGACGCGTTGCGCGAATTGATCAATGCCTCAGGCTCCATTCTCGAGCCGGCTTGCGTGCAGGCCTTTGTCGATCAGTTCGATGAAGTGCTGTGCGTGCAGCCGCCCGTAGACGATACGCCTGCGTTACCTAATTGACCCCTCGGCCAAGCCAGAGCGGAATCATGCAAGTCGTACTCCAACGCTTAGCATCACGTTGGACGCAGTGGCTGGCTAAGCGCCCGGACACTGAGCATGAACAGGCGATTTGGCGCATCGTCGTTGGCGGGGTTGCCGGCCTGTATTTCTGGTCGCCTTTTTTCGCGTTTCAAGCACCTGACCGGATGGCCCTCGATTTCATTCGAAACGGCATCCTCATTTTTATTTCCAGCGCGCTTGTTTTGCTGATTCATGTCGCGCTGCGAGAGGGGCCGAATCCGGCCCGTCGTTACATCGGCATGACGCTTGATCTCGCCACCACGAGCATTGGTATGGCGGTCGGTGGCGCGGGTGCATTTCCGCTGTTGGCCGTGTATCTGTGGGTCATTGTCGGCAATGGTTTTCGCTACGGTCGTTCTTACCTGTTTTTCGCCACTGTCATCGCGCTTGCCGGTTACACCACAGCCTCATTCTACAACCATACCTGGACGACAAATTTTGCTCTGTTTTCAAGCACGGTTGTGGTGCTTCTGGTCATTCCTTTTTACAGCTCATCACTGATCGCCAAGCTCCATCGAGCTGTGCAGCAGGCCCGCCAGGCAAGCGAGGCCAAGTCTCGCTTCATCTCCAACATGAGCCACGAATTGCGAACGCCATTGAACGGCGTGATCGGTTCGGCCGATCTCATAGGTCAGACCCGTCTCGATCCAGAACAACGCGAACTGCTCAGTCTGCTTACCGGGTCGGCACATTCGCTCCTAGGCCTGATCGAAGAAGTTCTCGATATATCCAAGATTGAGGCCGGCCACCTGACGATAAAACAGGCTCCATTCGACTTGTACCAGTTGTTGCACGACACCGCGCGGTTGCTCACCGTGCCGGCACAGGCCAAGGGGCTACGCCTCGATCTGATGATTGACCCGGCAATTCCGCCTCGAATGATTGGTGACGCACAACACTTCCGCCAGGCGCTCACCAATCTGCTCAGCAATTCGGTGAAATTTACAGAATGTGGCGGAATCACCCTTACTATTGATCTGCTTGAAATTAATGGCGAACAAATACGCCTGCGTTGCACCGTCGCTGATACCGGTATCGGTATCAGCGAAACGGACCTCCCACTCGTTTTCGAGCGTTTTCGCCAAGCCGACGAAGGCTCAACGAGGAAATTCGGCGGTACTGGCTTGGGTACGGCGATCACCAAAAACCTGATTGAATTGATGGGCGGACAGATTCACGTCGAGAGTCGGGTGGGGCATGGCAGCCGGTTTTGGTTCGAGTTGCCGCTGCAGTGCGATCAACAACATAAGGAGCCACCTGCCGTTGCACTGGATACGGTGTGGCTGATGACTGGACCTGAAGAAGCCAAACTTTTGTACCCGCTGCTCTCCGAGCACGTACCTTCGGTGAAGCAAGTCAGTGGACCGATTCCATCGCACATACAGGGACAGCGCATTGCCCTGATCGCGGATCTTGCGCTCATTTCCCAGCAGGCGCCGGACACCGAATTGCCAGTGATCGGCCTCAGTGCGTCCGGCAAGCACACAGAGCCTTATCATCCGCCTGGGCTAATGACCATGCTGCCAAGTATCTGGTCGCCACAGATGCTGCTCAATGCGCTGCAGATTGTCGCGACACCCTATACGCGGATGCCTGCGCTCCACGCCACCGATGCGGACCAGACGATGACGGCTGGTGTGGCGCTCAATGTGCTCGTCGCGGAAGACAATGCCGTCAATCGGCGCTTAGTGGAGCGCATTTTATTAAATGCCGGGCATA
This genomic stretch from Acidihalobacter ferrooxydans harbors:
- a CDS encoding ATP-binding protein, which codes for MQVVLQRLASRWTQWLAKRPDTEHEQAIWRIVVGGVAGLYFWSPFFAFQAPDRMALDFIRNGILIFISSALVLLIHVALREGPNPARRYIGMTLDLATTSIGMAVGGAGAFPLLAVYLWVIVGNGFRYGRSYLFFATVIALAGYTTASFYNHTWTTNFALFSSTVVVLLVIPFYSSSLIAKLHRAVQQARQASEAKSRFISNMSHELRTPLNGVIGSADLIGQTRLDPEQRELLSLLTGSAHSLLGLIEEVLDISKIEAGHLTIKQAPFDLYQLLHDTARLLTVPAQAKGLRLDLMIDPAIPPRMIGDAQHFRQALTNLLSNSVKFTECGGITLTIDLLEINGEQIRLRCTVADTGIGISETDLPLVFERFRQADEGSTRKFGGTGLGTAITKNLIELMGGQIHVESRVGHGSRFWFELPLQCDQQHKEPPAVALDTVWLMTGPEEAKLLYPLLSEHVPSVKQVSGPIPSHIQGQRIALIADLALISQQAPDTELPVIGLSASGKHTEPYHPPGLMTMLPSIWSPQMLLNALQIVATPYTRMPALHATDADQTMTAGVALNVLVAEDNAVNRRLVERILLNAGHTVTLVEDGESALDLIGEDPQRFEAVILDMHMPKRSGMEVAKALRFTHSDIRTPLIMLSADATTSTIENSRRAGFDAYLTKPIDAARLLKLLQELHNNRPQPNDALAKTRIEQAPPLLNPNVLRNLELLGSDQHFVVRLVQDYVEDARPQLARMRTAYHAQDFSAWRNAAHALRGSSAELGCDRLVMLCGNAERLKNYEIGAPQTHRLLEQIDRAFRLTHAELLQFINGHLIVHPAKK
- the rpsT gene encoding 30S ribosomal protein S20 codes for the protein MANIASAKKRARQAVVRREHNMMLSSRMRTMMKKVIKAIQSGDKNAAVEAYRSAMPIVDSSVNKGLIHRNKAARHKSRLNARIRAMQ
- the rplU gene encoding 50S ribosomal protein L21 yields the protein MYAVIATGGKQYRVAEGDIIKIERLPAETGSEIEFDKVLLVGTGSDVAVGAPYIEGGKVSATVRAHGRGKKIEIIKMRRRKHHRKQMGHRQDYTEVQIGSIQS
- the cgtA gene encoding Obg family GTPase CgtA; amino-acid sequence: MKFVDEARIKVMAGDGGNGIVSFRREKYIPFGGPNGGDGGDGGSVLLRADPGLNTLSDFRYKRAFAAPRGQNGMGRDMTGHKGDDLIIPVPVGTVVRDADTGELIGDLTLPGQLLKVAQGGYHGLGNARFKSSTNRAPRQCTPGTPGEQRMLELELKLLADVGLLGLPNAGKSTLISRVSQARPKIADYPFTTLHPNLGVVSVGPLDSFVMADIPGLIEGAADGAGLGLRFLKHLQRTRLLLHIIDIAPVDDTHDPFDDARTVLEELDKFSAELADKPRWLVCNKSDLLLPEEADARCAALAAALGWEGPRYCISAASGAGTQTLNKAILQHLKTHPANNSDANA
- the proB gene encoding glutamate 5-kinase; this translates as MRKPARRWVVKIGSSLLTNDGRGLDLPALADWSTQIAHLRAAGLDVVLVSSGAVAAGMSRLGWSVRPRELQQLQAAAAIGQMSLVQAYQDQFARHGLLAAQVLLTHDDLISRRRYLNARSTLRALLELGAVPIVNENDTVAADEIRLGDNDTLGALVANLIEAERLAILTDQQGLYDSDPRQHPEAQLIPSAQASDPRLADFAATGKGVLGRGGMATKVAAAKRAARSGAETVIVSGRQPQVLERLAAGEAIGTLLRPDDEPLAARKQWIASQLSLHGYVVVDEGAAHVLQQAGRSLLPIGVTDVQGRFVRGEVVSVRDPTGREIARGLCNYDADETRRIMRKPSDAIEETLGYVDEPELIHRDNLVLM
- the ispB gene encoding octaprenyl diphosphate synthase, coding for MELSEIRLLVADEMQAVNDHILARLRSEVVLINQLGSYIVSGGGKRLRPLMALLSAKACGYRGDGHIGLAAIVELIHTATLLHDDVVDDSKLRRNRETANAIWGNEAAVLVGDFLYTRAFEMMVDLDSMHIMQILASATNTIAEGEVLQLLNCNDPDTSEQRYMDVIHSKTAKLFEAATQIGAVLAGRPADQEAALGAYGMHAGTAFQLIDDVLDYRASADVMGKNVGDDLAEGKPTLPLIYAMRQGCKRDQQVIREAIEQGGLERIEEVLAAIESTGALAYTETVARAEAEKACRCLAVLPESPYKDALASLTLVAVEREA
- the rpmA gene encoding 50S ribosomal protein L27; protein product: MAHKKAGGSTRNGRDSESKRLGVKRFGGENVSAGSIIVRQRGTQFHPGLNVGLGRDHTLFAKIDGNVDFTTKGPNNRKYVNVLPV
- a CDS encoding HD domain-containing phosphohydrolase, with translation MRTPRQKLQQRFSRTPFLVSKTAAGGRADTEPDTALVIILDDQRVGRAVLSEIIRGLDPTIRIEASGDPQEALSLASHTPPDLIVTDYKMPEMDGLEFTRRLRNLNNCEETPLLMVSIVDDRELLYRALEAGASDFLYRPIDRHECMARARNLMALGRQQRLARQRARWLEERVAEETRALLERERDLIARLARIAECRMGLDNTHYWRVARYARLIAEALGLPASECAQIELAAQLHDIGMAALPDRLVAHARSLSGDDAELLYAHTDIGYDLLQNTPSPLLRLAAQIARYHHAHWDGSGHPPGLAGEDIPHAARIVAVADYYDALIRGPQHQGGQ
- the yihA gene encoding ribosome biogenesis GTP-binding protein YihA/YsxC, with the translated sequence MFTLSKTKPSKVNQGAATVGPDEDRYLRRHRHAPSLTIAYKTDRNPNPMHGLYQNTRFIAGATNLKGMPSDVGREVAFAGRSNAGKSSALNRICHQKSLARTSKTPGRTQQINFFQVTEDRYLVDLPGYGYARVPGGLQREWGEFIGRYLECRRSLAGLIILMDIRRPLTTLDEQLLQVCVAADIPAHILLTKADKLSRNAAMNTLREVKTRLANHAYGSTTAQCFSALRGEGLEDAQARLDAWLFPENAASSRVPLP